The genomic region tggttgtagcagctgtggtggtggttgtagcaggtgtggtggttgtagcaggtgtggtggtTGATGTCCACACCCACCACCACAATGTGGTGGTtgtagcaggtgtggtggtGGTCGGAGCatgtgtggtggtggttgtaGCAGCaggtgtggtggttgttgtagcaggtgtggtggttgttgtagcaggtgtggtggtggttgtaGCAGCaggtgtggtggttgttgtagcaggtgtggtggtGGTCCATGGCCATGTGGTGGTGGTAActgctctctttctcctcctcaaaCTTAGTGGAGGTACAGTGATTGTATGTCCACCAGTGTAGCTCAGAGTGATGTGGCGTTGAGGGTAATCTTCCACCTCTAGCTCAAATCCAAAAGCGTTGCTACTCGGAGTGGTACTGTTGTAGTACAACTTGCAAGAGTTCTAATAATGAGAATATTTATTAGATGAGAGAAGTAAAGAATCAAACCTTAATCTTGGAATAAATAACTGACCTGGTCTAAGTGGAAACCCTGAGGTTGGTTATTTCTGGAATATTGGCATCGAACTCTGTCGCCATCAGGATCAAAGGCCATGATGTTGTATGTTCGTGGACAGTTGTGAGGAACTCTTCAACAGACACATTAGCATGGGTTAATTAGAGGctttataaatataatttttacaAAGATGATCAAATATGTTTCTCTCACTTTCATACATtcgtatatatatctatacctatatatatatatatatatataggtatagatatatatacaagCACACAGATACATACATATTAAATTGCTCTTATTGTATGAGATGTTTAAAAGGTTACCGGAGGTGAGGTAGAATGGCAGTGTCTGGTGATCTGTTTGGTTGCCTGGTGTCAGATCTCGTCCCCAAATTCATGTACGCCATGAGATTCCAGCCAATAACGCTATTGCGTGTCCAGACCCAACAACAGCCATGTGTACTGGTTTGAGTGGAAACAGTGCAATTATGGTGATTTGCACcgcaacacatttaaatgtctgaAATGCAACAGTTTCAAAGgctgatgaataaataaataaataaataaataaaatactctCTATTACATTTCCCTCCCCCAGAAAAATAAATTGCTGGCATTATTACAGGGTAATCataatttaagtttttaaaagGAGTCCTTACCTTCTTGAGAAGGGTCTGTCACTCGTGACATTCATTGTACTCAGTGTTTCAGTTTCACACCACTGGCTGCTACGGTCAATTGTACCTGTCGCTGTGATGGTGGCGCAGGAGGAGCCGCTACAGTACGGGTAGTAGTACCTGCCACACCCTCCTCTGAATGTTGATCGGCTGCGAATGTCCACCTGAGAAGAAAAGATGGCATCAGCATCTTAGGAAATGTTCATTCCAGAACAGCGATATTATACCCAGTCACAGAGGGGCCCAAAATTAAAAACTGGGTCCAAGTCGGAGGCACTTGTCCTCACACTTAGTGAAGTAATGTTAACAAGTTCAGAACAAAAAAAGCTCATGGATTAAATAAACAAGCAAAATTTAAGACTGCGTTAAGATAGGTCAGTGAATGTTTATAAAACATTTCTACTTAcgcccctaaactttggaacacaCTGCCCTTATATCAGGAAAGCCAGCTCAtgagatatttttaaaagaagacttaaaatttaactttttaccattttcattccaccctgagttgtgttttagtgttggatttgctttttaaatttgcttttccttttattgtgaagcactgaGCTGCAGTCCTTGTATGAAAGATGCAACACAAAtaaggtttattattattattattattattatcatcatcattattattattattattatttttattattattattattagggtctcaatttgaaaattgaagccaccagggggtgactccaTTAGCCACAAATGTACGTAAATTGAAGTGTACACTTCCTAAGACTAttgttaagtttgtgtcactcactccctgcatcacaaaaaacacaaagtgactCATAAGGCTCTtcatggtaaatggtttgtatttatatagcacttttctagagatgaccactcaaagctgctttacactagttttgtcattcacccattcacactttCATAGAGCGCAtcttttctatcactcatctttcatatgCTGCCgacacagccatcaggagcattgtggggttaagtgtcttgcccaaggacacatctgcGGGATAAGCATCTCATATAAACctcaaaaaatacaaaatatattaatataacacCAAATCTCTCACCCTGAATGATCCATCAGGGTTTCTtcctttgtaggtgtaggtctCCAAACCCCCATAGTGATGTGAAGCTGCAGCCAGTGAGACCAAGAGCAGCTGAAGCAGAAGCACCGTCGTGGAAGCCATGATTTCCAAGTCTCCTCTGTCCCTGGATTCTCGACTGAGCCATCTTATATATGCTGGACCTGCTGGAGAAATTAGGGCTTATCGTGCCAACTTCAATGGTATGTGGACTACGTCTCAGCTGCAAAACCAGTTCATAGAAAGGAAAcaagacactgaacacaggGAAATGTCTTTGTTCAGTAACCAGCTCAACTGTATAATCaattgtgtcaaaataaaatctgaCTGACAAAATCAAAACCTTCAACCAGTTCcacctacatttatttataataacaatCACTTTAATATGTATTGTCATATGACTGCACAATTTGATCCAATATGTTCTAACCACCTATTGAATCAGTCCAGTggtataaataacaataaaataacactcTTAAGATACTCTCATAAgaataacaattattttattgccTGAGGAAtgtcatttgtcacatttcctTGTTCATGCTAACTGGATGCGTCCTGGAGGGAATTTACCAGTTGGAGCAGTCTTACACTTTACCTGCATTCAAATTGTGGTTTCAGTCATTATATACAAAAGCAACCAAGTTTGTTCAGGCAGAAAAAGAGTGATTAAGTATTGTTATTTGCACAATGCTCCACCAGtgcctttgtttttgtcttttaatattttaatttcaggGATTTGCAGTTTCACATAACAAAGCTGGGCTTAACAGGCTCGTCTGAAGTTCACTGACCAAAATCTACAAGGAAGCAAGAGCACAGAGCACAGTCACCTGAATGTAATACATGGACTTTATACAAGTaccacttacaaaaaaaaaatttaaaaatcctcaaatatgctttttatttatttttttatgcaacAACGTTACAGCTACAGAACAGTGGAAGACGCAACAAAGTCTTTGATCTAGATTTAAATAGACTGAGAGTTAGAGCAGTAGATGTGTACCATTGTTGCCTCAAAGGAAATGGGAATCGTTCCAAAGGTCCTCAGTTTACTGGAAACCACAATCATCACAACTTGTTTGACCTGATCGACAAGCGATGGCGCAACCTTACTTTACTGCTTGGACCATATGACCTCTAATTCGTGTGTGAACAACTGGTTGTGgtcaaggttagggataaggctttacATAGGCtgcccaaatgaatggaagtcacaACAGAGTACAAACGTTTGGATTGACTTGTTCTCAATATCTCACTTTCTACTCAGTTTCAAATCCGGGACCAAACAACAAAGTGACCAAACCACAGACACTTGAATTAGCTCTACTTCTCACTTTTTAGATCCCTACTGCGTAAACCAGGAGGGAGCCAACAATGAAGACCATGTTTGCACCCAGATTCAGGCTCAGGCCAGATGCTGGAAGAGAAAAGACTATAATATTGAAAAGAACAACACATTGTATTTTGTCAAGTGCACTCAGTGAACTGTAATCTCAAACTCACTTTGGCTTTGAGACGTTTTAACCAGGTGCAAAGGAAATTGAGCGACTGCTCGTCTGAGCCACAGCTTCTCTTTTGCTGCGATGGCCGCCCGACCTGATGCATCCCTGAGAGCACCTGGTCCCAGGGATATTGGCCTCACACAGGATGACGGAACACGTGATGTacacctgcagacacacataGGTGCCGTCAAATTAAGTCGTTTGTACTGTCTAGTGAAGCTTAAACtgtgtattattgtgtgtgtgtgtttgtgcaagagagagagcaggaggttGTACAAATGGTGTGCTTTAAAGTCTGCTGCAAAAAATGTGGTTCTACATATAGTAATACAAAAGTAGAGGACAATTTCTCCACCCCTTTTGTGCTTTCACCTATATTAATAtgattcaatccgattttaaacattatgagtactttttgctcaggtgtgtttttatagttggtgaaaatgaaagattgcctaggttgtgcctctgtaaatactgtacgttttaagatagtaatggaaaaaaagcagcactttttactgtattgctgaAAATTCTCTTCACAACCCCATTGtaacaatgaatgaatgcattaattagtcacaaaaataaatctggCAGTGGCGGtaactgaaagcccagaaagggctggACAGGTAGgttcactttatgtctttgtgatcttttgaaagtatttgttgttgtcatttgtatCCAAAAGAAGTTAGCGTTATGTAACGTGTCATGCATTATGACACGTGTCATGCTCTGTGATAGGCTGGCTACCTGTCCTGGCTACCTGTCCTGGCTACCTGCCGAGGGCCTAACCAAAGCAAGCAGTtaagacaatggatggatgtttttttcccgCCTCCACTGCTCTGCATATCTTttcaaatacacttaaaaagGGAATTTGACATACctttaaaaaatgacttcagtTGGTAACACAACACGCATCAATGTTTATGAGGACAGTTTCAATGTTTATGAAGCCAATATCATATCACTAGTTTTTccaatcatttattttagtgaaccaaatgaaaataacaagacatgcaataaaatgcatgtttaaatGCAAGATTGCTTCAAACACTCACAAAGTcagcacaaaaagaaaattggtCATTGGTCAATGACAATAACACCTGAGACTGTTCCATGCCAGGAACAGCACACAGGAACAGTTTGTTGTTTAGTTGGCATTTCTGCAGGTGTCACACCCAATGGAATGATTGGTCGTAGGCATAGGCACAGTCTTCCAGTAAGTctgatcattttttttacaaaggttTCTAGTTGTACGTTTCCAGTAATACCTCCTATCTTTCAATTTgggtttttcttcctcctctgtagAGGGCACAGTGATGGTGTCCTCAACATGGTACACACGGTCATCCTGAGGTGACAGGTTCACTGGCCTTGGTTTGAAAGCTTGATTTGAAAACGGCAGCATAAGTTAGATCTTGTATGCATTTAGAATGTTTTCAGTAAAACGTGGTTCTTTAGACAGTGTTCAAAGCACGAGCCAGGTTTTCAGTAGATACTAAGCTGTAAGTCATGGTATAATCGGCGTTAAAAATTAAAGTTAGTCTTGAACGTTTGAAATGGTCACACCTGCTGCAAAATTCATGTGTCATAACCTTTATATGCTGATTGTTTTGGTAATTGACTGAATGgaatgttgtatttgtttttgaaactaTTTCTGAGTATATGTCCTAAGAACATTTCTGGACATGTTTTTCGGAACTTCTTGCCAGCTCCctatattaataaatatgaaaatgtacaaGCGATTCCGCACGGAGACGCAACAGGAAAATGTTGTTGTTCCAGTGGGTAAGCTTCTGtacatacagtgcttaacaaatgtattggACCGACTGTcatgaaaatgagaaaacaaataatttagAATTCTTTCAAGgacttgtttaaaactaaaaatgttgtggcaaataacaaactgaagtGACCTTTTTACACCCAAATTTAAGATGGCTGTGTTACGGCTTAAACACAACAaggagggtaaaaaaaataataatggaatttattccacaaacaaaaaacgctCTCAAGGAGAATCAAAATCTATACTCAAAACATAACTTTTTAAGTGACGTGAGCTGTTCTTTGACAACAGGACTGTGAAGCAAGACATACAAAAACGAACCGACACAAGACAAGGGAAACAAGGACTATTTATACATGAGGTAGaagaacacaggtgaaaccaatGAGGGGCGGGGTTGAATGAATGAGTATTTTATATAATTGCTCTTATTCTTCATGCAATCATTCAAGACTAatcagaattaaaataacattgaatcaaatgtaatcactgtaatattttaatgcagGTTGATAAAGCACTTTTCTTTCTGCTCAGATTAACAGCTGTCTGGATGGATTGAGCAGCAGGATTTACATACGTATCCTGTTGACTGGACTAACAACAAAGAATAAATCGCCAAAGTAAGTTGTGCGCCATTGCTTTCGTGCAACTGACTTGAGGCCAAGTTCAGCCAGGATAAGGCCCCTGATCATTGAGGACGCATGATAGGTTGTGGTCAAGGTCGGGGATAAGGCGTTAGATAGGCTGCCCAAATGAATCTTAGTTCATAAAGTCTGTATTGCCTATTGCCTCTCAATATCTCACATACAAAAGTGTTTTCAGAACAATCCTTTGTACTTCTcaccttttaaattaaattaattattcatttattcattatttttatctttatttttttttcaatttgtttttaacgtcttgttttgttgtctgtaATTGGTGAGCCAGAGACAATTTGACACCTCAGTGGACAATAAAGACCTAttctatttgtattttatgacaTTCTAGTTTTACTTtctatgaagagagagagaagagtgtgtTGATAGAATGTGATCCCAGGTGCCCGCGCATGGggaaaaaagttttattttgacaatcaCAGACTCTGGTGCAGGGAGTAAGTAGTTAAGACAGTGATGCATTGGCTTTGTATTAGCTTGTGGCTGCTCTCATGTGTCgcccttaaaaataaaatgggatGTAAAATAGTCGGAAAAGACAGGAACTTTCAAAAAGAAAGTTTAATCATCATACTTGAATAGCTGTTTCCACCTCAACAATACACTTGAATGGAAAATAGGACACTTAAAATAGAATATACGTGATTTGCATGTCCTGAGGGAAAATTTGTCTTGGATATAATgatgacacagaaaaacattatCGGTAATGCAGGATACATAGTAAGCTGAGAGCTTTATTGTTAAAGGCTTGGAACAATCAGTAAAACCCGGATTATATCTCATCCACAACTTTATATTCAGTGCAGGAGTTAATAACTGTTAACCAACGAGTCTGTAGATGCAGCAGATACTCTACAGGATTTATAAAACAGCCaaacaacacaatgacaaaGTGACACACTTTGTCATTTGACTTACAGTGAACATAGCTTATTTCATATAGCATCAAATGATTAACACCAACATAGGCCCATATAAAACTGAAGGCTTGTCTTCAGTCCATTTCAGAGGTGGGAAGGGGTTGATATTTAGATTTGGACCTCCTCGATCTGTAGATCACGACTGCGCAAACCAGGAGGGAGCCAACAATGAAGACCATGTTTGCACCCAGATTCAGGCTCAGGCCAGATGCTGGAGAAGAAAAgattataatattaaaaaaagaaaacaaacatcgtATTTTGTCAGGTGCACTTAGTGAACTGTAATCTCAAACTCACTTTGGCTTTGAGATGTTTTAACCAGGTGCAAAGGTCCTTGGGAAATTGAGTGACTGCTCGTCTGAGCCACAGCTTCTCTTTTGCTGCGATGGCCGCCCGACCTGATGCATCCCTGAGAGCACCTGGTCCCAGGGATATTGGCCTCACACAGGATGACGGAACACGTGATGTgcacctgcagacacacataGGTGCAGTCAAATTAAGGCATTTGTAACGTCTAGTGAAGCtgtgtattattgtgtattGTTCAAATCTGCTGCAGTGGTGTCAGGAAACTGTGGTCCTAtatagtaataaataataataaaataattataattttccCCCCCTTTACTTTTTGGGACGTTTAAGGTTCCCTGttaaaatgaagtttaaaatatCCTCACCTCCTCATGAGCACCGATGAATTCAAAAGCTTCCATTCCAAATCTGAACTGATACCTGGAGCCAGGGTAAATCTGTACTGTGCCGTCCTTCACACAACTGGGAAAAATGGTATATTGGTTAACCACACCTGTGCAATAACAATATTGTGCAATccatatgtattatatattggGTTATTTGTTATTCATTCATCTCATTATTcattccatgtttttttgtttagaaGGTTTAAGTTGTGTCTGTCCAATGTGGTCTGCAACTTTTTTCTATGACcatgtctgttgtgtttttattgtgttttaaatgtttttatagtttttgataTGCACTGACAAGGATTAGAATCCAaatttactaaaaaaaagaaagatgtaaatgtgtgtaaaggGACAATGTGTGTACACATACCCATTTTCGATGATGGTGTAGCTAATGCGAGAGTTGGGGTTGTCGTATGGAGTTGCCTTGCAGGACTCGACAAACAGCTCTGTGTCAGGAATGGAAGTGGTCGCTTCAATCTGCATGAACATCATCTGCTTGAGATACACGTCCACCGGGTAGGTGTTGGCATCGATTTGATTTCTGAACCTCTGGGTCTGGAAGAATTCAAAAGTGAATGTGAAAGCACCAAAGCCTTTCTCTGAGAAGGCGTATGGGTTTTTGTGTCTGAATCCAAGAGTCAGGTTGGTTCTCTTTGGATAGATGCAGGAAAAGGCGATGTCAACATCATGCTGCCTGGAAATGACTGCCCTTGGATCTGCTGATGTGATTGAGTTCTTGAAAATAATGTTATCTTCATCCTCCTAAAAgtcaaagagggaaaaaaagctgtAATGCACACcgtttaaataaaattgaatgttTGTAACATTCAAGCCATGGTAAaaggagttcacacaatgctgattacaCTATGAGGTCTTTTGAGTCTCAACTGACCAAGGGGAATAATGCGCCAAACAAGGCTTAATGTAACATTTCTAcatttgttaaatgtaaaaatgacctgACTGGTTGTCCGATTTCTATTTGGGTGGTTTGGGATGATGTTTTCattgatgatgttttcatttcaacTGCAGTTGACACTACAATGTATGCTGTTGCTAGTGGCAGTACTTTTCATGGCAATTGATGGGAAGCGTGCAAACAAGAGCAGCTACACAGAAAGACATACAGATGTGGGCTCACCAAACTGGAACCACCACATTGTTTAGTGAACTTTACCTCAACATGGGTTCCACAGGAACCCAATGGCATGCTGGCCACCAGGTGGGTTGTGTTGGAGAGTAATGTGAGGTTGCAAGAAGAATCTGTGAATTTGTCAAGGTGCAAGTTGTCCTCATTGCGTCTGATGAGGTAGCTCTTCTCCACTTcaactgttattgttgtttcatTGCATGTCACTCTGGTATctgaaaagtgcaaaaaaaaacaacacatcacattACCTTTCATTGTGAAAATGTggtgtatctgtccaagcttaggaaaatataataataaagcgAGTTGAAAATCTTCACCTAAATGGGACCTGTAAAGCTCATTTCCAATGTGAGACTACACAAGAGCAACGATTAAGTGCTCAAAATCACCAGTCCATTTTGACGTGAAATCTGGACAAAAGCTGTGTCAATAGAGCTGCACCTAGAATTGATATATTGACATAATTCAAATCTCTGATTTAATACCTATTGAGTGTCCCAATTTATTCAATCAGGAGTTGATGTTGGACTTTTTGTCCATGAATGAATGTCTGCAAAACATTCTCATGAGGTGACACTGGTGGAGTTTCTGAATTCCAGGTTTTTGCAAAAGTCTGAGAGCGCCATCcgcgttgttgtttttaagcctttcaaattctgtgatcattgacTTTTGGATTGAAATTATGTGACTGGAAATTGCTCAAGCACGTCTTGAATAAACCAGACCGACGTAAGACTTGACTTGTTACTTTAATtgtgcatacatgtttcctgtattttatgAATGGATTTTTACAAAGTGATGGATAATAATTACATTGTATGGttattatagcattgctaaaacaacaaatttgatgacaaatgacagattgttgcacagtactgtatgttctgctgtttgatgaTTCGTGTATAGTGTTTCTTTGATGTTTTGGCCCCATTTGTCTCCCCCCATCTCTTTATGAAAACCAGTTCATACTGAGAGGTTGGAAGGATGCATCTGCTGGAGCAGCAGCCTTTTCTCAAGGATTTACAGACATATTTGTTGAATTGGATCAGCCAAAGTCTGGCTGTTGTGGCACAATTGCCTTCAAATGCAGTCTATAGCTACTA from Solea solea chromosome 5, fSolSol10.1, whole genome shotgun sequence harbors:
- the LOC131459717 gene encoding ZP domain-containing protein-like — encoded protein: MAQFTSIIDLIITGPRGISKQKISTGEYVIKWTPTENEVNDHFPICFVSEAKDRYNQVYQSEVRCVIADVGHHDTRVTCNETTITVEVEKSYLIRRNEDNLHLDKFTDSSCNLTLLSNTTHLVASMPLGSCGTHVEEDEDNIIFKNSITSADPRAVISRQHDVDIAFSCIYPKRTNLTLGFRHKNPYAFSEKGFGAFTFTFEFFQTQRFRNQIDANTYPVDVYLKQMMFMQIEATTSIPDTELFVESCKATPYDNPNSRISYTIIENGCVKDGTVQIYPGSRYQFRFGMEAFEFIGAHEEVHITCSVILCEANIPGTRCSQGCIRSGGHRSKREAVAQTSSHSISQGPLHLVKTSQSQTSGLSLNLGANMVFIVGSLLVCAVVIYRSRRSKSKYQPLPTSEMD